In a single window of the Streptomyces cinnabarinus genome:
- a CDS encoding NAD(P)/FAD-dependent oxidoreductase yields MSDALILGSGPAGLMTAILLAAEGRQVTLVDRDPPPPKGGGDDLYAGWKRPGVRQFSQAHLLLPGGFHLLAKESPESVDRMLDVGAVSHNLIAGAWHVGAIDGPREDDGRFETVAVRRPVLEASLFAVAEGHPGITVRRGLQVNRLSTKEPRAGQCSRVTGVACEGGEEINAELVIDASGRGASGAAMLRDVGLAPYEQRAEAGFRYYTRFFRSENLASRLPPWAGFQHDSVSILVLPGDSGTWSVTFVTSDRDQELRGLSNRDAWHRAIQLYPTEAHWAEGKPVTGVIATGGLRSAHRRLVVAGAPVVTGIVAVGDAWASTNPFFGAGMTTAFRHAALLRDTMRLVDTKDATAFSMTFAAATERHLLPLWHGFDDWDRHRLAEVDHEMMGQRYTTDDPFWQKRVGLEAARAKDPDVLRAVADVTGLLAGPEVLARPGLKERIAELSAGASRYHYPGPVRRELLAAVTAE; encoded by the coding sequence GTGTCGGACGCATTGATCCTGGGCAGCGGCCCGGCAGGGTTGATGACTGCAATCTTGTTAGCGGCAGAAGGCAGGCAGGTCACCCTCGTCGACCGCGATCCACCACCTCCCAAGGGCGGCGGAGACGACCTGTATGCCGGTTGGAAGCGCCCCGGCGTGCGTCAGTTTTCACAGGCGCACCTCCTATTGCCAGGAGGATTTCACCTACTGGCCAAGGAGTCTCCCGAGTCGGTGGACCGCATGCTCGACGTGGGCGCCGTCAGTCACAACCTCATCGCAGGAGCATGGCATGTCGGGGCGATAGACGGCCCGCGCGAGGATGACGGCCGGTTCGAGACAGTGGCCGTACGGCGTCCTGTACTTGAGGCCTCCTTGTTTGCCGTGGCGGAGGGACACCCCGGAATTACCGTGCGACGTGGCCTCCAGGTCAACCGGCTGAGTACAAAGGAGCCCCGCGCAGGCCAATGCTCGCGGGTCACAGGGGTAGCCTGTGAGGGGGGCGAGGAGATCAACGCCGAATTGGTCATTGACGCCTCAGGCCGGGGTGCGAGCGGGGCAGCAATGCTCAGGGATGTGGGACTCGCACCGTACGAGCAGCGGGCGGAGGCGGGTTTCCGCTACTACACGCGGTTCTTCCGTTCCGAAAACCTAGCCTCCCGACTGCCGCCATGGGCGGGGTTTCAGCACGACAGCGTCAGCATCCTTGTCCTGCCCGGTGACTCCGGAACCTGGTCGGTGACGTTCGTGACGTCCGACCGTGATCAGGAGCTCCGGGGTCTGAGCAACCGCGATGCCTGGCACCGAGCGATACAGCTCTACCCAACCGAAGCACATTGGGCTGAAGGGAAGCCTGTCACGGGTGTGATCGCCACCGGTGGTCTACGCAGCGCGCACCGTCGCCTCGTCGTAGCTGGAGCGCCTGTGGTCACCGGGATCGTGGCAGTGGGAGACGCATGGGCCTCCACCAACCCGTTCTTCGGCGCCGGCATGACCACGGCGTTCCGGCACGCTGCACTGCTCCGGGACACGATGCGCCTTGTTGACACGAAGGACGCCACTGCATTTTCAATGACGTTCGCCGCCGCGACAGAGCGTCACCTGCTGCCACTCTGGCATGGTTTTGACGACTGGGACCGGCACCGCCTGGCCGAGGTGGATCACGAGATGATGGGCCAGCGCTACACGACGGACGATCCGTTCTGGCAGAAGCGCGTAGGACTCGAAGCGGCACGCGCGAAGGACCCCGATGTCCTGCGTGCCGTCGCCGACGTGACCGGCCTCCTCGCGGGCCCGGAGGTGTTGGCAAGGCCCGGTCTCAAAGAGCGGATAGCCGAATTGAGCGCCGGGGCTTCTCGTTATCACTATCCCGGCCCAGTGCGCCGCGAGTTGCTTGCAGCAGTCACCGCCGAATGA
- a CDS encoding transposase, producing the protein MAMLDDPGFHHVLADVRDDLTEGDRADCLPDLVLGRLKEAAQYGNAPRSAQTPRMSWPRRDLTCWRNWSTRTGGAATADRSAGARTPPSPRPGPLDTGNDAVRLLEHLYRRGADHTSGPRIQALRQIMVQNYPRNAAGHLRWRTAETEGGPGLPSSSWAIVPPYDPSARYARHGHIISWKGFAAHLTETCAPDGPDVITDVATTAATTHDSQVLPGIHARLSRRGLLPAEHLVDAGYTTLPHLEQATREHRVTVSGPLRSNPTRQQRHNEGFARDDFHIEHDRQQLTCLQGQVSQSWHGPYPTSSLTAAPLIAARFAKSQCRPCPARTQCTTSRESTRTVGFPPRELRDLEVRLRAEQQTPEWRTRYAVRSGVEGTVNEFAVGHGMRRCRYRGQRRAHIQHVLTARSVNIERLSALPPTQEAPTARRPTAFQNYLDQREITRPKSWRTPGT; encoded by the coding sequence ATGGCCATGCTGGACGACCCCGGCTTCCACCACGTGCTGGCCGACGTCCGAGACGATCTCACCGAAGGCGACCGCGCCGACTGCCTCCCCGACCTCGTACTGGGCCGCCTCAAGGAGGCGGCCCAGTACGGGAACGCACCACGCAGCGCACAGACTCCACGCATGTCCTGGCCGCGGCGGGATCTGACCTGCTGGAGGAACTGGTCGACGCGGACTGGGGGCGCCGCTACGGCCGACCGGTCCGCCGGGGCAAGAACCCCACCAAGCCCAAGACCAGGCCCCCTTGACACCGGAAACGACGCCGTCCGGCTCCTGGAACACCTCTACCGGCGCGGGGCAGACCACACGTCCGGCCCTCGCATCCAGGCCCTGCGGCAGATCATGGTGCAGAACTACCCCCGCAACGCCGCAGGGCACCTGCGCTGGCGCACCGCCGAGACTGAAGGCGGGCCTGGGCTGCCGTCCTCGTCCTGGGCGATCGTCCCTCCCTACGACCCCTCGGCCCGCTACGCACGGCACGGACACATCATCAGCTGGAAGGGATTCGCCGCTCATCTGACCGAGACCTGCGCTCCTGACGGCCCTGACGTGATCACGGACGTGGCCACCACCGCGGCCACCACCCACGACAGCCAGGTCCTGCCCGGCATCCACGCCCGCCTGTCACGCCGCGGGCTCCTGCCCGCCGAGCACTTGGTCGACGCCGGCTACACCACCCTGCCCCACCTGGAACAAGCCACCCGTGAACACCGGGTCACCGTCTCAGGGCCACTGCGAAGCAACCCCACCCGCCAACAACGCCACAACGAGGGCTTCGCCCGGGACGACTTCCACATCGAACACGACCGGCAGCAGCTCACCTGCCTCCAGGGCCAGGTCAGCCAGAGTTGGCACGGCCCTTACCCGACCTCCTCACTCACCGCAGCCCCGCTGATCGCGGCCAGGTTCGCCAAGAGTCAGTGTCGGCCCTGCCCGGCCCGCACACAGTGCACCACCTCCCGCGAAAGCACCCGCACCGTGGGCTTTCCTCCACGAGAACTCCGCGACCTGGAAGTCCGTCTCCGCGCCGAGCAACAGACGCCTGAGTGGAGGACCCGCTACGCGGTTCGCTCCGGAGTGGAGGGGACCGTCAACGAGTTCGCCGTTGGACACGGCATGCGACGCTGCCGCTACCGAGGCCAGAGAAGGGCCCACATCCAGCACGTCCTGACGGCAAGATCCGTCAACATCGAGCGCCTCAGCGCACTGCCACCGACCCAAGAAGCACCCACGGCCCGTCGGCCGACTGCCTTCCAGAACTACCTCGACCAGCGCGAGATAACCCGACCGAAGTCCTGGCGAACCCCGGGAACCTGA
- a CDS encoding alpha/beta hydrolase yields the protein MMTVVFVHGVPETGRLWDPLRRHLKAESLALNLPGFSTPRPAGFGATMDDYVRWLSGELRGISGPVDLVGHDWGALLVARVAMLDFLPLRSWAMDVASILHPDYVWHDPAQRWQTSGAGEQWAQTMRGNTTVATAALTAAGVPAEDASGMGAQFDAHMAGCILDLYRSATPNPYAHWGADLTRTAAPGLVIQPLSDPYDDQINSQKVAERLGAHVECLPGQSHWWMLSAPEESAAALLRFWKTVGMDS from the coding sequence ATGATGACCGTTGTTTTCGTTCACGGAGTACCCGAGACCGGGCGCCTTTGGGATCCACTCCGGCGCCACCTCAAAGCTGAATCTCTCGCCCTGAACCTGCCAGGTTTTTCGACACCCCGGCCAGCCGGGTTCGGTGCGACGATGGACGACTACGTCCGCTGGCTGTCAGGCGAGTTGAGGGGCATCTCAGGACCTGTCGACCTGGTGGGGCACGACTGGGGCGCACTTCTTGTGGCACGCGTCGCCATGCTGGACTTCCTGCCGCTGCGAAGCTGGGCGATGGACGTCGCGTCCATCCTTCACCCCGACTATGTCTGGCACGATCCGGCCCAACGATGGCAGACCTCGGGGGCAGGAGAACAGTGGGCGCAGACCATGCGGGGGAATACAACCGTCGCCACTGCCGCGCTTACGGCCGCAGGTGTTCCCGCCGAGGACGCCTCGGGCATGGGTGCACAATTCGATGCCCATATGGCTGGCTGCATCCTGGACCTTTACCGCTCCGCGACGCCCAACCCATACGCTCATTGGGGCGCAGACCTGACTCGGACAGCAGCCCCTGGCCTAGTGATCCAGCCCCTGAGCGACCCCTACGACGACCAGATCAACTCCCAGAAGGTTGCTGAGCGTCTCGGAGCGCATGTGGAATGCCTGCCGGGCCAAAGTCACTGGTGGATGCTGAGCGCTCCCGAAGAGAGTGCCGCTGCCTTGCTGCGGTTCTGGAAGACGGTGGGCATGGACTCGTGA
- a CDS encoding SDR family oxidoreductase translates to MTSTLIVGGSGGLGGVIAQYFADRGDDVIITSRDKARAETIAAGIGVGVRGLALDLAQPETISASLADVAEVDNLVITAVGQAANTLAQFNITDAVTAVTMKLVGYAETVRVLRDRLSPGASVVLFGGLAKERPYPGSTVVTTFNAGITGLVKTLAVEMAPHRVNALHPGLIGDSPKWRDVPNPPHSAQTPIGRLVTMAEIADATDFLLRNTGINAHDLYIDGGLLAT, encoded by the coding sequence GTGACCAGCACACTCATCGTCGGCGGCAGCGGCGGCCTGGGCGGAGTGATCGCCCAGTACTTCGCGGACCGCGGTGACGACGTCATCATCACCAGCAGGGACAAGGCACGGGCCGAGACCATTGCCGCCGGGATCGGCGTCGGCGTCCGGGGGCTTGCCCTCGACCTTGCCCAACCCGAAACGATCAGCGCCTCGTTGGCCGACGTGGCCGAGGTCGACAATCTTGTCATCACCGCGGTCGGGCAGGCCGCGAACACCCTGGCGCAGTTCAACATCACTGATGCCGTGACGGCCGTGACCATGAAGCTCGTCGGCTACGCCGAGACCGTCCGTGTGCTGCGCGACAGGTTGAGCCCAGGCGCTTCCGTCGTTCTTTTCGGCGGGCTCGCCAAGGAACGCCCGTATCCAGGCTCGACCGTCGTCACCACCTTCAACGCCGGAATCACCGGCCTGGTGAAGACCCTCGCGGTGGAGATGGCTCCGCACCGCGTCAACGCCCTGCATCCGGGCCTGATCGGCGACAGCCCCAAATGGCGCGACGTTCCCAACCCACCGCATTCGGCCCAGACACCGATCGGACGACTGGTGACGATGGCCGAGATCGCCGACGCCACCGATTTCCTGCTCCGCAACACCGGCATCAACGCCCACGACCTGTACATCGACGGCGGCCTGCTGGCCACCTGA
- a CDS encoding trimeric intracellular cation channel family protein, protein MPIEELSGAVQYVMDLIGIFAFALSGAFLAVRKDFDIFGTVILSEAAGLGGGLFRDLVLGITPVAFTDLGYFFTPCVAALIVYFGYRLRHDEKVYEGKPFDISDAAALGLFSVTGTIKALSHGLNSPAAVTLGSASAVGGGVLAYLLALEQPALLRWNRDLYALPAFVGATSVAMLYNSALLNVGTAIGASMFAFGLRLLALRYSWRTPRSQFWRNPFAGMRQQPPPVNPVPDLAPSMQADMATLPSVNDGRSTPPSSATDTVTLRRIDMGPLSRRGDGVQPTTPTPGPDRDPRFLLHWPARRDHDGQDHASPGR, encoded by the coding sequence ATGCCGATCGAGGAACTGAGCGGTGCTGTCCAGTACGTGATGGATCTGATAGGTATCTTCGCCTTCGCTCTCTCAGGGGCGTTCCTCGCGGTACGCAAGGACTTCGATATCTTCGGGACGGTCATCCTCAGTGAGGCGGCGGGCCTTGGCGGCGGTCTTTTCCGTGACCTGGTGCTCGGGATCACCCCGGTCGCTTTCACCGACCTCGGCTACTTCTTCACGCCCTGCGTCGCTGCGCTGATCGTTTACTTTGGCTACCGGCTCCGCCATGACGAAAAAGTGTACGAGGGCAAGCCATTCGACATCTCCGACGCGGCGGCGCTGGGACTCTTCAGCGTCACCGGCACGATCAAGGCGCTCTCCCACGGCCTCAACAGTCCCGCCGCCGTCACGCTCGGCAGTGCCAGCGCCGTCGGTGGCGGCGTCCTCGCGTATCTCCTCGCTCTCGAACAGCCGGCGCTGCTCCGCTGGAACCGTGATCTGTACGCACTGCCCGCGTTCGTCGGCGCGACCTCGGTCGCCATGCTGTACAACTCGGCGCTGCTGAACGTTGGTACCGCCATCGGTGCCTCAATGTTCGCCTTCGGGCTGCGGCTCCTCGCGCTGCGTTACAGCTGGCGAACTCCGCGTTCGCAGTTCTGGCGCAATCCGTTCGCAGGCATGCGGCAACAGCCGCCGCCGGTCAATCCGGTCCCGGACCTGGCGCCGTCCATGCAAGCCGACATGGCCACATTGCCCTCCGTCAATGATGGCAGGAGCACGCCACCCTCCTCGGCAACCGACACAGTCACACTGCGGCGCATCGATATGGGGCCGCTATCCCGACGCGGTGACGGCGTCCAGCCAACGACTCCAACGCCGGGCCCCGACCGAGACCCGCGGTTCCTTCTCCACTGGCCGGCGCGACGAGACCACGATGGTCAGGACCATGCCTCACCAGGCAGGTAG